A window from Streptomyces sp. NBC_00299 encodes these proteins:
- a CDS encoding MFS transporter — protein MTGMLEAADVTRAPRRTAPPTWLVVALACAGQFLVVLDVSVVNVALPSMRADLGMSAQGLQWVVNAYAIAFAGFMLLGGRAGDLYGRKRMFLVGLAVFTLASLAGGLAQQEWQLLAARAVQGLGAAVLAPSTLTILTAAVPEGAARARAIGTWTAVGAGGGAAGGLVGGLLVEALSWRWVLLINVPVGAVVLAGAALWLAESRAGDRRRLDLPGAVLVTAGLATLAYGISQTEASGWTAADTVLPLLAGAALIGVFLVVESRTAAPLMPLGLLRVRAVSSANVAMFLCGSAMFCMWYFMTLYAQNVLGYGPLDAGLALVPSSLAVILGSKLAPLLMRWFGPRTVAAAGTLVAVVGFGWQSTLSVDGAYLTSIMVPGILMMLGAGLAATPLAALATSGAEPGEAGLVSGLVNTSRTMGGSLGLAVLSTLAAARSGGSDTPEALTEGYALAFRTGAGVLAAGVVLMVVWLPRRGAGQ, from the coding sequence ATGACAGGCATGCTCGAAGCCGCCGACGTCACCCGTGCCCCCCGCCGTACCGCGCCGCCCACCTGGCTGGTGGTGGCGCTCGCCTGTGCGGGGCAGTTCCTGGTCGTGCTCGACGTGTCCGTCGTGAACGTGGCACTGCCCTCGATGCGGGCCGACCTGGGGATGAGCGCCCAGGGACTGCAGTGGGTCGTCAACGCGTACGCCATCGCCTTCGCGGGGTTCATGCTGCTCGGCGGACGGGCCGGTGACCTGTACGGCCGTAAGCGGATGTTCCTCGTCGGGCTCGCGGTGTTCACCCTGGCCTCGCTGGCCGGCGGGCTGGCCCAGCAGGAGTGGCAGCTGCTGGCCGCGCGGGCCGTGCAGGGGCTGGGCGCTGCGGTGCTGGCGCCCTCGACGCTCACGATCCTCACGGCGGCCGTGCCGGAGGGGGCGGCCCGGGCACGGGCCATAGGCACGTGGACCGCCGTCGGAGCGGGCGGTGGCGCGGCGGGCGGCCTCGTCGGAGGGCTGCTGGTGGAAGCGCTGTCGTGGCGCTGGGTCCTGCTGATCAACGTGCCGGTGGGCGCGGTCGTGCTGGCCGGTGCCGCGCTGTGGCTCGCGGAGAGCCGGGCCGGGGACCGGCGGCGGCTGGATCTGCCGGGGGCGGTGCTGGTGACGGCGGGGCTGGCGACGCTGGCGTACGGCATCTCGCAGACGGAGGCCTCCGGCTGGACGGCCGCCGACACGGTTCTGCCCCTGCTCGCCGGGGCCGCTCTGATCGGCGTCTTCCTCGTGGTGGAGTCGCGTACGGCGGCGCCGCTGATGCCGCTCGGGCTGCTGCGGGTGCGGGCGGTGTCGTCGGCGAACGTGGCGATGTTCCTGTGCGGCTCGGCGATGTTCTGCATGTGGTACTTCATGACGCTGTACGCGCAGAACGTGCTCGGCTACGGCCCGCTGGACGCCGGCCTGGCACTGGTGCCGAGCTCGCTGGCCGTGATCCTCGGCTCCAAGCTCGCGCCGCTGCTCATGCGATGGTTCGGCCCGCGCACCGTCGCGGCCGCCGGCACGCTCGTCGCGGTCGTCGGCTTCGGCTGGCAGTCGACGCTGAGCGTGGACGGCGCGTACCTGACCTCGATCATGGTGCCGGGCATCCTGATGATGCTCGGCGCGGGCCTGGCGGCGACCCCCCTCGCGGCCCTGGCCACGTCCGGCGCGGAGCCCGGGGAGGCCGGCCTGGTCTCGGGTCTCGTCAACACCTCCCGCACGATGGGCGGTTCACTGGGCCTCGCGGTCCTGTCGACCCTGGCGGCGGCACGCTCGGGCGGCAGCGATACGCCGGAGGCGCTGACGGAGGGGTATGCGCTGGCGTTCCGGACGGGGGCGGGGGTGCTGGCCGCGGGAGTGGTGCTGATGGTGGTCTGGCTGCCGCGGCGGGGGGCTGGGCAGTGA
- a CDS encoding response regulator transcription factor, with the protein MPRDHRPAKSIRVLLAEDQGMMRGALALLLGMEPDIEVVAQVAAGDVIVDTALVHRPDVALLDIELPGRSGLDAAAELRDQVPDCRVLILTTFGRPGYLRRAMEAGAAGFVVKDGPVEELAAAVRRVLTGETVIDPALAAAALSAGPNPLTTRERDVLNASADGATVADIATRLHLSESTVRNYLSSAIGKTGTRNRLEAMREARQQGWL; encoded by the coding sequence ATGCCGCGGGATCACCGGCCCGCCAAGTCCATCCGAGTTCTGCTCGCCGAGGACCAGGGCATGATGCGCGGCGCACTCGCCTTACTGCTCGGGATGGAGCCGGACATCGAGGTCGTGGCGCAGGTGGCGGCGGGCGACGTGATCGTGGACACCGCCCTCGTCCACCGCCCGGACGTCGCTCTCCTCGACATCGAACTCCCGGGCCGCAGCGGGCTGGACGCCGCGGCCGAGCTGCGCGACCAGGTCCCCGACTGCCGGGTGCTGATCCTGACGACCTTCGGCCGCCCCGGCTATCTGCGCCGGGCCATGGAGGCGGGCGCCGCCGGCTTCGTGGTGAAGGACGGTCCCGTGGAGGAACTGGCCGCCGCGGTCCGCCGCGTACTGACCGGCGAGACGGTGATCGACCCGGCCCTCGCCGCGGCTGCCCTGAGCGCCGGGCCCAACCCGCTCACCACCCGCGAACGCGACGTACTCAACGCCTCGGCGGACGGCGCGACGGTCGCCGACATCGCGACCCGGCTCCACCTCTCCGAGTCGACGGTCCGCAACTACCTGTCCTCCGCGATTGGCAAGACGGGCACGCGCAACCGGTTGGAGGCGATGCGGGAGGCTCGGCAGCAGGGGTGGCTGTAG
- a CDS encoding sensor histidine kinase, which produces MSWTRKVSCTPTPLRAGRLPDTPGPHPTGFALLPWLLLGMGSFSNLFQGETANPWIGGLGLLTFNSLYIYVSFRAFVKEKREARSTHVALGLLAAVTCGLGLGYGGSWLLFFPLLGLATGAVVRMPRLRLTGAAVTVLSGVVAFVRDGWGGLDIAYATWISTIVTAAILSLSEAVRELRAAREELARRAVEEERLRFSRDLHDLLGHTLSVIVVKSEAARRLAARDMDAAVAQVADIESVGRQALTEIREAVTGYRRGSLATELDRAHSALAAAGITPAFHQSGPPLPQQTEALLGWVVREAVTNVVRHSGAARCEITVSGSTERVRLTVTDDGTGTPVTAPREGIGGTGLRGMTERLAAAGGTLTAGPGPRQGFVVTAELPVESAESTVAADSPDIREPVRAGIG; this is translated from the coding sequence ATGTCCTGGACGCGCAAGGTGTCGTGCACACCGACTCCGCTCAGGGCCGGACGGCTGCCCGACACCCCGGGCCCGCACCCGACCGGCTTCGCCCTGCTGCCGTGGCTGCTGCTGGGGATGGGCTCCTTCTCGAACCTCTTCCAGGGGGAGACGGCCAACCCGTGGATCGGCGGCCTGGGGCTGCTCACCTTCAACTCCCTCTACATCTACGTGTCGTTCCGCGCGTTCGTGAAGGAGAAGCGCGAGGCCCGCTCCACGCACGTGGCGCTGGGCCTGCTGGCGGCGGTGACCTGCGGACTCGGCCTCGGCTACGGGGGCAGCTGGCTGCTGTTCTTCCCCCTGCTCGGCCTCGCGACGGGCGCGGTCGTACGGATGCCGCGCCTGCGTCTGACCGGGGCGGCGGTGACCGTGCTCTCCGGCGTGGTCGCCTTCGTACGGGACGGCTGGGGCGGCCTCGACATCGCGTACGCCACCTGGATCTCGACGATCGTGACGGCGGCGATCCTGTCCCTGTCCGAGGCGGTACGGGAACTGCGCGCGGCCCGCGAGGAGCTGGCCCGGCGTGCGGTCGAGGAGGAACGCCTGCGGTTCTCCCGCGATCTGCACGACCTGCTCGGACACACGCTCTCGGTGATCGTGGTGAAGTCGGAGGCGGCGCGGCGGCTGGCCGCGCGGGACATGGACGCGGCCGTCGCCCAGGTCGCCGACATCGAGTCCGTGGGCCGGCAGGCGCTCACGGAGATCCGCGAGGCGGTGACCGGCTACCGCAGGGGCAGCCTGGCCACGGAGCTGGACCGCGCCCACTCGGCCCTGGCGGCGGCGGGGATCACCCCGGCGTTCCACCAGTCCGGCCCTCCCCTCCCCCAGCAGACGGAGGCCCTGCTGGGGTGGGTGGTGCGCGAGGCGGTCACCAACGTCGTGCGGCACAGTGGCGCGGCCCGCTGCGAGATCACGGTCTCGGGCAGCACGGAACGCGTCCGCCTGACCGTTACCGACGACGGCACCGGCACGCCCGTGACCGCGCCCCGGGAGGGCATCGGCGGCACCGGGCTGAGGGGCATGACGGAACGCCTCGCCGCGGCCGGGGGCACCCTGACGGCGGGACCCGGGCCACGCCAGGGGTTCGTGGTGACGGCGGAACTGCCGGTGGAATCAGCCGAGTCGACGGTCGCCGCCGACTCGCCCGACATACGTGAACCGGTACGCGCGGGCATCGGCTGA
- a CDS encoding MaoC/PaaZ C-terminal domain-containing protein codes for MPIDAAKALAAEPRTGEISWNSKDVQLYHLGIGAAANPDRRSPATDPDELRYTLESRLHVLPSFATVAGSGSPGVISGLSMPGIEVDLARVLHGGQSLKIHRPIPAAGTATATNRIAALYDKVKAAVLVLRTEVADAEGPLWTNDAQIFIRGEGGWGGDRGPSARLEPPEGAPARIVERPIREDQALLYRLSGDWNPLHADPEFAKVAGFERPILHGLCTYGMTLKAVVDTLLGGDVTRVRSYDTRFAGVVYPGETLRIRMWPGAGTVRVAVSAVERDDAPVLADTVVEHT; via the coding sequence ATGCCCATCGACGCAGCCAAGGCCCTCGCCGCCGAGCCCCGGACCGGCGAGATCTCCTGGAACTCCAAGGACGTCCAGCTCTACCACCTCGGCATCGGCGCCGCCGCCAATCCCGACCGGCGCAGCCCCGCCACCGACCCCGACGAACTGCGCTACACCCTGGAGTCCCGGCTGCACGTGCTGCCCAGCTTCGCCACCGTCGCGGGCTCCGGCTCGCCCGGAGTGATCAGCGGACTGTCCATGCCCGGCATCGAGGTCGACCTCGCCCGCGTCCTGCACGGCGGCCAGAGCCTGAAGATCCACCGGCCCATCCCGGCGGCGGGCACGGCCACCGCGACCAACCGGATCGCCGCCCTGTACGACAAGGTCAAGGCGGCCGTGCTGGTGCTGCGCACCGAAGTCGCCGACGCCGAGGGCCCGCTGTGGACCAACGACGCCCAGATCTTCATCCGCGGCGAGGGCGGCTGGGGCGGCGACCGCGGCCCGTCCGCCCGGCTCGAACCCCCCGAGGGCGCGCCCGCCCGTATCGTCGAGCGGCCGATCCGCGAGGACCAGGCCCTGCTGTACCGCCTCTCCGGCGACTGGAACCCGCTGCACGCCGACCCGGAGTTCGCCAAGGTCGCCGGCTTCGAGCGGCCCATCCTGCACGGCCTGTGCACCTACGGCATGACCCTGAAGGCGGTCGTCGACACGCTGCTCGGCGGGGACGTGACCCGGGTGCGGTCCTACGACACCCGGTTCGCCGGGGTCGTGTATCCGGGGGAGACCCTGCGCATCCGCATGTGGCCCGGTGCGGGCACCGTCCGCGTGGCCGTGAGCGCCGTCGAGCGGGACGACGCGCCCGTTCTCGCCGACACCGTCGTCGAACACACCTGA
- a CDS encoding Zn-dependent alcohol dehydrogenase: MRAAVLHEIGQDKLEVLDDVEAVGFGPGRVRVRVRATGLCHSDLSAMGGVLPQPAPFVPGHEGAGEIIEVGEAVTHLKPGDRVVLCWLPACGACPACKRGQTELCLAGFMNAGTPNFKRPGGDVFGFAGTGTFAEEVVVDAGCAVPIPDDVPFDIAALIGCGVTTGLGAALNTADVEAGSSVAVIGCGGVGISAIQGARLKGAAEIVAVDPVASRRESALRFGATRAVSPDELADAKQQVTAGEGFDYVFEVVGKSATARTAYEYTRRGGTLVVVGAGAMDDFLQLNMFELFFDEKRILPSMYGGGDVLRSYERTIALWRAGRIDLAGLITHRVPLADINEALDQMRTATALRTCIEI; the protein is encoded by the coding sequence ATGCGCGCAGCCGTACTGCACGAGATCGGCCAGGACAAGCTGGAGGTCCTCGACGACGTCGAGGCGGTGGGCTTCGGCCCCGGCCGGGTGAGGGTCCGGGTACGGGCCACCGGGCTGTGTCACTCCGACCTGTCCGCGATGGGAGGGGTGCTGCCCCAGCCGGCGCCCTTCGTGCCCGGCCACGAGGGAGCGGGCGAGATCATCGAGGTCGGGGAGGCCGTCACCCACCTCAAGCCGGGCGACCGGGTCGTCCTGTGCTGGCTGCCCGCCTGCGGAGCCTGCCCCGCCTGCAAGCGCGGCCAGACCGAGCTGTGCCTGGCCGGGTTCATGAACGCCGGCACCCCCAACTTCAAGCGCCCCGGCGGTGATGTCTTCGGCTTCGCCGGCACCGGCACCTTCGCCGAGGAGGTCGTCGTCGACGCCGGCTGCGCGGTGCCGATCCCCGACGACGTGCCCTTCGACATCGCCGCCCTCATCGGCTGCGGCGTGACCACGGGACTCGGCGCCGCCCTCAACACGGCCGACGTGGAGGCCGGTTCGTCGGTCGCCGTCATCGGCTGCGGGGGCGTCGGCATCTCGGCGATCCAGGGGGCCCGGCTCAAGGGCGCCGCCGAGATCGTCGCCGTCGACCCGGTCGCCTCCCGCCGCGAGTCCGCGCTCAGGTTCGGCGCCACCAGGGCCGTCTCACCGGACGAGCTGGCCGACGCCAAGCAGCAGGTCACCGCCGGAGAGGGCTTCGACTACGTCTTCGAGGTCGTCGGCAAGTCCGCCACCGCCCGCACGGCGTACGAGTACACCCGGCGCGGCGGCACGCTCGTCGTCGTCGGCGCGGGAGCCATGGACGACTTCCTCCAGCTCAACATGTTCGAGCTGTTCTTCGACGAGAAGCGGATCCTGCCGTCCATGTACGGCGGCGGTGACGTCCTGCGCTCCTACGAGCGGACGATCGCCCTGTGGCGGGCGGGCCGGATCGACCTCGCGGGCCTGATCACCCACCGGGTGCCGCTGGCCGACATCAACGAGGCCCTGGACCAGATGCGGACGGCCACGGCACTGCGTACCTGCATAGAGATCTGA
- a CDS encoding 3-oxoacyl-ACP reductase, translating into MSLPLEGLSAIVTGAGRGLGRVEALELARLGAAVVVNDYGQAGRDGSGEASAAPAEDVAAEIRAGGGTVLAHTGDVADFQQAGALVELAVAEFGKLDILVNNAGILRDRMVFSMAEGEWDSVIRVHLKGHFNTIRFAAAHWRERSKAVGGPVYGRVVNTSSEAFLAGSAGQPNYAAAKGGIVGLTTSTALALAKYGVTANAICPRARTRMTEDVFAGLDRPEDGLDPLAPEHVAPLVGYLASPAAARINGQLLVVHGGMVAVVERPRVAAKFDSKQETFTYDELDALLTPHYAELPEGETFGAVEVLGLKRA; encoded by the coding sequence ATGTCACTGCCACTCGAAGGACTGTCCGCGATCGTCACCGGCGCCGGGCGGGGCCTGGGCCGGGTCGAGGCGCTCGAACTCGCCCGGCTCGGCGCCGCCGTCGTCGTCAACGACTACGGGCAGGCCGGCCGGGACGGCTCGGGCGAGGCCTCCGCCGCGCCCGCCGAGGATGTCGCCGCCGAGATCCGCGCGGGCGGCGGCACGGTGCTCGCCCACACCGGGGACGTCGCCGACTTCCAACAGGCGGGCGCACTGGTCGAGTTGGCCGTCGCGGAGTTCGGCAAGCTGGACATCCTGGTCAACAACGCCGGCATCCTGCGCGACCGCATGGTCTTCTCCATGGCGGAGGGGGAGTGGGACTCGGTGATCCGGGTCCACCTCAAGGGCCACTTCAACACCATCCGCTTCGCCGCCGCACACTGGCGTGAGCGGTCCAAGGCGGTGGGCGGGCCGGTGTACGGGCGGGTCGTGAACACGTCCTCGGAGGCGTTCCTCGCCGGGTCCGCCGGGCAGCCCAACTACGCGGCGGCGAAGGGCGGCATCGTCGGGCTCACCACCTCCACCGCCCTCGCGCTGGCCAAGTACGGCGTGACCGCGAACGCCATCTGCCCGCGCGCCCGGACCCGCATGACCGAGGACGTCTTCGCGGGCCTCGACCGGCCGGAGGACGGCCTGGACCCGCTCGCCCCCGAGCATGTCGCCCCGCTCGTAGGCTACCTGGCCTCCCCGGCCGCCGCCCGGATCAACGGCCAGCTGCTCGTCGTGCACGGCGGCATGGTGGCGGTCGTCGAACGGCCCCGGGTGGCCGCGAAGTTCGACAGCAAGCAGGAGACGTTCACCTACGACGAGCTGGACGCGCTGCTCACCCCGCACTACGCGGAGCTGCCGGAGGGGGAGACGTTCGGAGCGGTGGAGGTGCTGGGGCTCAAAAGGGCGTAA
- a CDS encoding Nif3-like dinuclear metal center hexameric protein gives MPRLSEVIAALDNLWPAERAESWDAVGTVVGDPDQEVSRVLFAVDPVQDIVDEAVKLGADLLVTHHPLYLRGTTTVAATHFKGRVVHTLIKNDIALHVAHTNADTADPGVSDALAGALDLRVVRPLVPDPSDPEGRRGLGRICELDHPLTVRELAARAAERLPATAQGIRVAGDPEATVRTVAVSGGSGDSLFDDVRAAGVDAFLTADLRHHPASEFIADRAHSSAHSPLALLDAAHWATEWPWCELAATQLDEISDRNGWDLRVHVSKTVTDPWTAHAASAITDTSGAPN, from the coding sequence GTGCCCCGTCTGTCTGAAGTCATCGCCGCGCTGGACAACCTGTGGCCCGCCGAGCGGGCCGAGTCCTGGGACGCGGTCGGCACCGTCGTGGGCGACCCCGACCAGGAGGTCTCCCGGGTCCTGTTCGCCGTCGACCCGGTCCAGGACATCGTGGACGAGGCGGTGAAGCTGGGCGCCGACCTGCTGGTCACCCACCACCCGCTCTATCTGCGCGGTACGACGACGGTCGCGGCGACCCACTTCAAGGGCCGGGTCGTCCACACCCTCATCAAGAACGACATCGCCCTGCACGTGGCGCACACCAACGCCGACACGGCGGACCCGGGCGTCAGCGACGCACTGGCCGGTGCGCTGGACCTGCGCGTCGTACGCCCGCTGGTGCCGGACCCGAGCGACCCGGAGGGCCGCAGGGGACTGGGCCGGATCTGCGAGCTCGACCACCCGCTCACCGTCCGTGAACTCGCCGCCCGCGCCGCCGAGCGGCTGCCCGCCACCGCGCAGGGCATCCGCGTCGCCGGCGACCCGGAGGCGACGGTCCGTACGGTCGCGGTCAGCGGCGGCTCCGGCGACAGCCTCTTCGACGACGTACGCGCGGCCGGCGTCGACGCCTTCCTCACCGCGGACCTGCGTCACCACCCGGCGTCGGAGTTCATCGCGGACCGCGCCCACAGCTCCGCCCACAGTCCTCTCGCGCTGCTCGACGCGGCGCACTGGGCCACTGAATGGCCCTGGTGCGAGCTGGCCGCCACCCAGCTCGACGAGATCTCCGACCGCAACGGATGGGACCTGCGCGTCCACGTCTCGAAGACGGTCACCGACCCCTGGACCGCCCACGCGGCGTCCGCCATCACGGATACATCTGGAGCCCCCAACTGA
- a CDS encoding zinc ribbon domain-containing protein — protein MNAEPADQIRLLDVQALDVRLQQLAHRRRSLPEHAEIESLTKDHTQLRDLLVAAQTEDSDCAREQTKAEQDVDQVRQRAARDQQRLDSGAVTSPKDLENLQHEIASLAKRQGALEDVVLEVMERRESAQERVAELTERVGAVQGKVDDATARREAAFEEIDGEVATVTKEREVMAGSVPADLLKLYDKLRQQQGGIGAAKLYQRSCQGCRQELAITELNEIRQAAPNTVARCENCRRILVRTAESGL, from the coding sequence CTGAACGCCGAGCCCGCCGACCAGATCCGCCTCCTCGACGTCCAGGCCCTCGACGTCCGCCTCCAGCAGCTCGCGCACCGGCGGAGGTCGCTGCCCGAGCACGCCGAGATCGAGTCGCTGACCAAGGACCACACGCAGCTGCGCGACCTGCTCGTCGCCGCGCAGACCGAGGACAGCGACTGCGCCCGCGAGCAGACCAAGGCCGAGCAGGACGTGGACCAGGTGCGCCAGCGCGCCGCCCGCGACCAGCAGCGCCTGGACTCCGGTGCCGTCACCTCCCCGAAGGACCTGGAGAACCTCCAGCACGAGATCGCCTCCCTCGCCAAGCGGCAGGGCGCCCTGGAGGACGTCGTCCTCGAGGTCATGGAGCGCCGCGAGTCCGCGCAGGAGCGGGTCGCCGAGCTGACCGAGCGGGTCGGCGCCGTCCAGGGCAAGGTCGACGACGCGACCGCCCGCCGTGAGGCCGCGTTCGAGGAGATCGACGGCGAGGTGGCCACGGTCACCAAGGAGCGCGAGGTCATGGCGGGCTCGGTCCCCGCGGACCTCCTCAAGCTCTACGACAAGCTGCGCCAGCAGCAGGGCGGCATCGGCGCGGCCAAGCTGTACCAGCGCAGCTGCCAGGGCTGCCGTCAGGAGCTCGCCATCACCGAGCTGAACGAGATCCGCCAGGCGGCGCCGAACACCGTGGCGCGCTGCGAGAACTGCCGTCGGATCCTGGTGCGTACGGCCGAGTCCGGCCTCTAG
- a CDS encoding bifunctional RNase H/acid phosphatase yields MREFIVEADGGSRGNPGPAGYGAVVIDAATGETLAEAAEYIGVATNNVAEYRGLLAGLRAARELDPTARVHVRMDSKLVIEQMSGRWKIKHPDMKPLAFDAAAVLPASQVTYEWIPREQNKHADRLANEAMDAGKRGEQWSAAASTAELAAADARAARAAAEAEPSGQPSGQPSGHPSDRPSGPPGDAGGAAVKAEADVRAARTVAAPSSGWAPADMGAPATFVLLRHGETPLTPQKRFSGSGGTDPSLSDVGREQAERVGAALARRGTIQAVVASPLARTRETAGIVAARLGLDVSVDDGLRETDFGAWEGLTFGEVRERYPDDLNAWLADPEARPTGDGESFAATATRIAATRDKLIAAYAGRTVLLVTHVTPIKTFVRLALGAPPESLFRMELSAASLSAVAYYADGNASVRLFNDTSHLRA; encoded by the coding sequence GTGCGGGAGTTCATCGTCGAGGCCGACGGCGGGTCACGGGGCAACCCGGGGCCCGCGGGCTATGGCGCGGTCGTGATCGACGCGGCCACGGGCGAGACGCTGGCCGAGGCGGCCGAGTACATCGGCGTCGCCACGAACAACGTCGCCGAGTACCGGGGCCTGCTGGCGGGCCTGCGCGCGGCTCGTGAACTGGACCCGACGGCCCGGGTGCACGTCCGCATGGACTCCAAGCTGGTCATCGAGCAGATGTCGGGCCGCTGGAAGATCAAGCACCCCGACATGAAGCCGCTGGCCTTCGACGCGGCGGCCGTCCTGCCTGCGTCCCAGGTGACGTACGAGTGGATCCCCCGCGAGCAGAACAAGCACGCCGACCGGCTCGCCAACGAGGCGATGGATGCCGGGAAGCGGGGCGAGCAGTGGTCGGCCGCGGCATCCACGGCGGAGCTGGCGGCGGCGGACGCACGGGCAGCTCGGGCCGCGGCTGAGGCCGAGCCTTCCGGTCAGCCGTCCGGTCAGCCCTCCGGTCACCCGTCCGATCGACCCTCCGGCCCGCCGGGAGACGCTGGCGGCGCGGCCGTGAAGGCCGAGGCCGATGTCAGGGCTGCCCGCACCGTGGCCGCCCCCTCGTCCGGCTGGGCTCCTGCCGACATGGGGGCACCCGCGACCTTCGTTCTGCTGCGGCACGGAGAGACGCCTCTGACACCGCAGAAGCGGTTCTCGGGGAGCGGCGGTACCGATCCGTCCCTCTCCGACGTCGGCCGCGAGCAGGCCGAGCGGGTCGGGGCCGCGCTCGCCCGGCGCGGGACCATCCAGGCCGTCGTGGCGTCGCCGCTGGCCCGCACCCGGGAGACCGCCGGCATCGTCGCCGCCCGCCTCGGCCTCGACGTGAGCGTCGACGACGGGCTGCGCGAGACCGACTTCGGCGCCTGGGAGGGGCTCACCTTCGGCGAGGTCCGCGAGCGGTACCCCGACGACCTCAACGCCTGGCTGGCCGACCCCGAGGCCCGGCCCACCGGCGACGGCGAGAGCTTCGCGGCCACCGCCACCCGCATCGCGGCCACCCGCGACAAGCTGATCGCGGCGTACGCCGGCCGCACGGTCCTCCTCGTCACGCACGTCACGCCGATCAAGACGTTCGTACGCCTCGCCCTGGGCGCCCCGCCCGAGTCCCTGTTCCGCATGGAACTCTCGGCCGCTTCCCTCTCGGCGGTGGCGTACTACGCCGACGGCAACGCGAGCGTGCGGCTGTTCAACGACACGTCACACTTGCGCGCGTGA
- the eda gene encoding bifunctional 4-hydroxy-2-oxoglutarate aldolase/2-dehydro-3-deoxy-phosphogluconate aldolase: protein MTSVLDLAPVVPVVVVDDPSDAVPLARALVAGGLPAIEVTLRTPAALEAIRAIADAVPDAVVGAGTVITPEQVTRAVTAGARFLVSPGWTDLLLEAMRASGVPYLPGVSTTSEVVALLERGVREMKFFPAEAAGGTAYLKSLNGPLPQARFCPTGGIGPTTAPDYLALPNVGCVGGSWMLPADAVAARDWGRVEALAREAAGLTGSRAQV, encoded by the coding sequence ATGACCTCAGTCCTTGATCTCGCGCCCGTCGTCCCCGTGGTCGTGGTCGACGACCCCTCCGACGCCGTACCGCTCGCGCGGGCCCTGGTCGCGGGAGGGCTGCCCGCCATCGAGGTGACGCTGCGGACGCCGGCCGCCCTGGAGGCGATCCGGGCCATCGCGGACGCGGTGCCGGACGCGGTGGTCGGCGCGGGCACCGTGATCACACCGGAGCAGGTGACGCGGGCGGTCACGGCGGGGGCGCGTTTCCTGGTCAGCCCCGGCTGGACGGACCTGCTGCTGGAGGCCATGCGGGCGTCCGGAGTGCCGTATCTGCCGGGGGTGTCGACCACGTCCGAGGTGGTGGCGCTGCTGGAGCGCGGGGTCCGGGAGATGAAGTTCTTCCCGGCCGAGGCGGCAGGCGGCACCGCCTATCTCAAGTCGCTGAACGGCCCGCTGCCGCAGGCCCGGTTCTGCCCGACCGGCGGAATCGGCCCGACGACGGCACCCGACTATCTCGCGCTGCCCAACGTCGGCTGCGTGGGCGGCAGTTGGATGCTTCCGGCGGACGCGGTGGCGGCACGGGACTGGGGGCGGGTCGAGGCGCTGGCGCGGGAGGCGGCCGGCCTCACAGGCTCACGCGCGCAAGTGTGA
- the yaaA gene encoding peroxide stress protein YaaA, with protein sequence MLVLLPPSEGKAPSGRGASLKLESLSLPGLTEAREAVLSELVELCRGDEDKARDVLGLSEGLRGEVAKNVDLPTAGARPAGEIYTGVLYDALDLASLDAAAKRRATRSLLVFSGLWGAVRVNDRIPSYRCSMGVKLPGLGVLGAHWRAPMADVLPEAAGDGLVLDLRSSAYAAAWKPKGEVAGRTASVRVLHAPTRKVVSHFNKATKGRIVRSLLTAGAVPAGPAELVEALRDLGYEVEVEAPAKGGKAWTLDVLVTEIH encoded by the coding sequence GTGCTTGTCCTGCTGCCGCCTTCCGAGGGGAAGGCCCCGTCCGGTCGGGGTGCCTCGCTGAAGCTGGAGTCGCTGTCCTTGCCGGGACTCACCGAGGCCCGGGAGGCCGTACTGAGTGAGCTGGTCGAGTTGTGCCGCGGCGACGAGGACAAAGCGCGGGACGTTCTCGGGCTGAGCGAGGGGCTCCGGGGGGAAGTGGCGAAGAACGTCGACCTGCCCACGGCGGGGGCGCGGCCGGCCGGGGAGATCTACACCGGCGTGCTGTACGACGCCCTCGACCTGGCGTCGCTGGACGCGGCGGCGAAGAGGCGGGCGACTCGGTCGCTGCTCGTCTTCTCGGGGCTGTGGGGCGCGGTGCGCGTCAACGACCGCATCCCCTCCTACCGCTGCTCGATGGGCGTGAAGCTGCCCGGCCTCGGTGTGCTCGGGGCGCACTGGCGGGCGCCCATGGCGGACGTGCTGCCCGAGGCGGCCGGGGACGGGCTGGTGCTGGATCTGCGGTCGTCGGCGTACGCGGCGGCGTGGAAGCCGAAGGGCGAGGTGGCGGGCCGGACGGCGTCGGTACGGGTGCTGCATGCGCCGACCCGGAAGGTCGTCAGCCACTTCAACAAGGCGACCAAGGGGCGGATCGTACGGAGCCTGCTCACGGCGGGGGCCGTACCCGCGGGTCCGGCCGAGCTGGTGGAGGCGCTGCGGGACCTCGGGTACGAGGTGGAGGTGGAGGCGCCGGCCAAGGGCGGCAAGGCGTGGACGCTGGATGTGCTGGTGACGGAGATCCACTAG